Part of the Bacteroidota bacterium genome, TGACAACAGCGGTTTGTGGAGCGGGATACCCGCCATGGTTACTGTTGTGAGCGGATTTGGAAACAACATTGCAGCGATACAGAGTGTGCGTGGGATACAGGAACAGGATCGGAGGGGGATACCGATTGACAAGGGAGACAAAAAACAGGATGCGATTAAGAAGGCGCTGCCTGTGATAGGCGGGATGAAGGCGTTTGCAAGGGCGAACAAGAACAACGAGCTTCTGAAAAAAATTGATTACAGCCGTACGGAATTAGACAAAGTGAGGGATACGGTTACTCTTGACCGATTGAAAATTGTGAGGGATGAGGTTCTCTTGATTATTGGTTTGCTGGGACCTTATAATATAACAGTTACTGAAGTGAACGCGCTGAACGGAGCGATTGCCGCCTACGAGGTGATGATACCGAAGCCGAGGGTGGCTCTGAATATCAGCAAGAGCGCTACGGAGGCGCTGAAGAGATTGCTGAAGGAAATGGATGAGCCGCTTAAGATTATGGATGGGCTGATGGACACGTTGAAAACGAGCCAGGAGACTTTTTGGAAAATCTATAAGAATGCGCGGATTATAGTGGACAGCGGCAGAGGCGGAAGCGGTGTGAAGGGGACTATAAAGGATAAACTTACGGGCGCAGGGCTTGAGGGGGCGCTGGTAAGCGTTAATGCTCCTTTGCACAGAACCAGAACGAATGCGCGAGGCGCAACGCGAACGATGACTA contains:
- a CDS encoding carboxypeptidase regulatory-like domain-containing protein; this translates as MKDEQEDKLSMALATQKVMNDNSGLWSGIPAMVTVVSGFGNNIAAIQSVRGIQEQDRRGIPIDKGDKKQDAIKKALPVIGGMKAFARANKNNELLKKIDYSRTELDKVRDTVTLDRLKIVRDEVLLIIGLLGPYNITVTEVNALNGAIAAYEVMIPKPRVALNISKSATEALKRLLKEMDEPLKIMDGLMDTLKTSQETFWKIYKNARIIVDSGRGGSGVKGTIKDKLTGAGLEGALVSVNAPLHRTRTNARGATRTMTTRTNTEGNYEIRKLREGKYVVTIQMAGYKDLQIAVTIEKGKITDADGEMERV